The Synechocystis sp. PCC 6714 genome includes the window TTTTACCCTAATGATTCCCGGGTCTGGGGCGACTGAATAATTTTTCCTCCATTGATGATGCTCATTTCGCAACCGGTGGCGGATCGGTACCTGAGTTGGTCAGGCTTGTCCCGTCGGCCCTGGCGCAGACAACTAGCGGTCACTAGGGTTTTTCTATCTTTTCTCTTTTTTTTATTCTGGGATCGGCTCACTGCCCCCAATTCTAGCCGACGTCGTTATCACCGAGCCCAATGGTTGGTGCAGCAGTTACTTTACCTGGGCCCCACTTTTATCAAAATTGGCCAGTCCCTCTCCACCAGAGCCGACATTATTCCCGCTGAGTATATCCAAGCCTTTGCCCAACTCCAAGACCGGGTGCCCCCCTTCGATTCCCACCAGGCGATCGCCGTCATTGAACAGGAATTGCATGGGGCGATCGAAGACCTTTTTCAACAATTTGAAATCACCCCCCTAGCTTCAGCCAGTTTAGGGCAAGTACATCGGGCCGTACTACCCACTGGGGAAACGGTGGTAGTGAAAGTACAAAGGCCTGGGTTGGACAGTTTACTAAACCTCGATTTTGAGCTTTTACATCAAACTTTAAGACTGGCCAGGCGGTGGTTGCCGGGGTTTCATAGCCTAGCTCAAAAATATGAAGTTGAGGCCATTTACCAGGAATTTTTTTCCCTACTCTTTTTAGAAATTGATTATATTCACGAAGGCAAAAACGCGGAAAGATTTCGCCAAAACTTTGCCGATTATCCCCGGGTCAAAGTGCCAAAAATATATTGGCAATATACCACTCGTATGGTTTTAACATTGGAATACTTGCCCGGTATTAAAGTAGACGATCGCCAAGCATTGGAAACCGCTGGCATTAATTTAGATTTAGTCATTCAAACAGGTATTTGTGCCTATTTAAAACAACTATTAATTGACGGCTTTTTCCAGTCCGATCCCCATCCAGGTAATATGGCGGTGGATAGCCAGGGGGACTTGATTTTTTATGATTTTGGCACCATGGCGGAGGTAAAAATCATCGCCAAAGACCAGATGATACAAACCTTTTTTGCTGTGCTAAGAAAAGATGTCAACCAAGTGCTAGAAGCCCTAATTTACATGGGACTGGTGGAGCCAAAGGGGGATTTAAGTCCCATCAAGAGAATTATTAATTTTTTGCTGGATAACTTTCGCGATAAACCCATCGATATTAAAGCCTTCGATCAGGTGGGAGAAGAGGTATATGCCATGTTCCAGCAACAACCTTTCCGCTTGCCACCCCAAATGACTTTTATTTTAAAATCTATTTCCACCCTGGATGGCATCGCCCGGGCCTTGGACCCCCGTTATAATTTAATCGCCGCCAGTCAGCCCTTCATCCAAAGTGTTACCGTTGCCCAACCTAAACGCTCCCTAGTGATGGCCCTGGTGCGGCAAGTTCAACAATTTGTCCTCGACCAATTGAACAAACCCTCCCGTAATCAACAGTTTCTTCAGGAATTAACCGCCAAACTAGAACGGGGCGAGTTACAATTTGCCACCCGTTCCCCGGAAGGCGATCGCCTATTGAGGAAAATTCACTTGGCTCTGAAAAGTCTCATTTTTGCTTGTTTAACCGGGTTCACCCTACTGTCGGCGACGGTATTGCTGTCCACAATTTATGCCCGCTTTGCCGTGGTCGGTTTTGGTTTGGCTGGGCTATTTAGCCTCTTCTTAATCCGTTCTTTGCTCAAGTTAGCGGTGCAAGAAAGGTTAGACCGACTGGTGCAAAAAAGGTAGCTAGGGGAAAGGAACCCTCCATTGCTGAGCTCAGATCAAGGATCGGCTGCTTCTAGCACGAGTCAAGCTAAGTCCATTGTTCAATCCATTGTTGCAAAATCGGGTTCACCACCTCCGGGGCCTCATCTTGGGGACAATGCCCCAACCCCGGCAAGCTGATAAATTCCTCCACACAATCATAATTTGCCAACTCCCTCCCCAAGGCGATCGGTTCCCATGGATCCCCTTCTCCCCAAATGAGCACCGTTGGGCGATTAATGCGGGGTAACAAATCCTCCGGCAGGGGACCTTGGGAATAGCCGGTAAAGGCGAGAAAGACTTCCGCTGCCCCTGGATCCTGGGCTGGTCGCAGAAGCATTGTCACCAAATCTTCGGTTACCGCATCGTTGTTCACATAGGCTTGACAGAGAGCTTGACGCACAGTGTTAGGCCGGGCTATCTGTCGGAAAAACAACTTGCCAATCTGGGGATAACCAAGCAATGTCTGCAGTATGCTCGCTCCCACTTGACGATACCAGGGCAAGGCTGAGCGCTTCCGGTCATGGAGTAACCGCAGGGAACAGTTAAGCGCAATTAGACCAGTGACCAGTTCAGGATATTCTGTGGCGGTTT containing:
- a CDS encoding AarF/ABC1/UbiB kinase family protein — its product is MMLISQPVADRYLSWSGLSRRPWRRQLAVTRVFLSFLFFLFWDRLTAPNSSRRRYHRAQWLVQQLLYLGPTFIKIGQSLSTRADIIPAEYIQAFAQLQDRVPPFDSHQAIAVIEQELHGAIEDLFQQFEITPLASASLGQVHRAVLPTGETVVVKVQRPGLDSLLNLDFELLHQTLRLARRWLPGFHSLAQKYEVEAIYQEFFSLLFLEIDYIHEGKNAERFRQNFADYPRVKVPKIYWQYTTRMVLTLEYLPGIKVDDRQALETAGINLDLVIQTGICAYLKQLLIDGFFQSDPHPGNMAVDSQGDLIFYDFGTMAEVKIIAKDQMIQTFFAVLRKDVNQVLEALIYMGLVEPKGDLSPIKRIINFLLDNFRDKPIDIKAFDQVGEEVYAMFQQQPFRLPPQMTFILKSISTLDGIARALDPRYNLIAASQPFIQSVTVAQPKRSLVMALVRQVQQFVLDQLNKPSRNQQFLQELTAKLERGELQFATRSPEGDRLLRKIHLALKSLIFACLTGFTLLSATVLLSTIYARFAVVGFGLAGLFSLFLIRSLLKLAVQERLDRLVQKR
- a CDS encoding alpha/beta fold hydrolase: MVSLESSPSALSPHTPPLFWQWRNQAIAYQKRGDRGPAVLLIHGFGASWGHWRKNIPVLGEYCRCYAIDLLGFGASAKPLPSEALGYTFTTWGDLVADFCREIIGEPTVLIGNSIGCVVAMQTATEYPELVTGLIALNCSLRLLHDRKRSALPWYRQVGASILQTLLGYPQIGKLFFRQIARPNTVRQALCQAYVNNDAVTEDLVTMLLRPAQDPGAAEVFLAFTGYSQGPLPEDLLPRINRPTVLIWGEGDPWEPIALGRELANYDCVEEFISLPGLGHCPQDEAPEVVNPILQQWIEQWT